A part of Ziziphus jujuba cultivar Dongzao chromosome 8, ASM3175591v1 genomic DNA contains:
- the LOC107414489 gene encoding uncharacterized protein LOC107414489, with protein MRETNGVQGYKGYLRYGSGLSCNFTDNMWKQIMKYTAKSSAIFLFLFILLVGAFVSTRLLGTTTSLGGPASGPVLTTKTPQVSTSEIPKKPRKNIEIPLNCTAYNLTRTCPSSYPTTVLPDEDPNRPAPPTCPDYFRWIHEDLRPWTHTGITREMLESAKRTANFKLVIVNGKAYVEKYHRAFQTRDVFTLWGILQLLRRYPGKVPDLELMFDCVDWPVVLSRDYSGPNATAPPPLFRYCGDDKTLDIVFPDWSFWGWPEISIKPWEELLKDLEEGNRRRKWVDREPYAYWKGNPAVAATRKDLLKCNVSDQQDWNARVYAQDWLRESKEGYKRSDLANQCIHRYKIYIEGSAWSVSEKYILACDSVTLVVKPHYYDFFTRSLMPVQHYWPIKEDDKCRSIKFAVDWGNSHKQKAQAMGKAASQFIQEELKMENVYDYMFHVLNEYAKLLQFKPTVPRKAIGLCSEAMACFAQGLTKKFMMESMVKGPAESGPCTIPPPYAPSSLNAFLRKQTNSIKQVEMWEKNYWDNLNKQS; from the exons ATGAGAGAGACGAACGGCGTGCAGGGATACAAGGGGTACTTGAGATACGGGTCAGGGCTATCTTGTAATTTCACAGACAATATGTGGAAGCAAATTATGAAGTACACTGCCAAGTCCTCTGCTATCTTCTTGTTCTTATTCATCCTCCTGGTCGGCGCGTTTGTCTCCACGCGCTTACTCGGCACCACCACT TCTCTAGGTGGTCCAGCTTCCGGACCAGTTTTAACTACCAAAACACCCCAAGTGTCCACCTCTGAAATCCCTAAAAAGCCTCGTAAGAATATCGAAATTCCACTCAACTGTACTGCATACAACCTCACTCGAACCTGCCCTTCAAGTTACCCAACCACTGTTCTCCCGGATGAAGATCCCAACCGTCCAGCACCCCCAACTTGTCCTGACTACTTCAGATGGATCCACGAAGATCTGAGGCCTTGGACCCACACTGGCATAACAAGGGAGATGTTAGAGAGCGCCAAACGGACGGCTAACTTTAAATTGGTGATCGTAAATGGTAAAGCTTACGTGGAGAAATATCATAGGGCCTTTCAAACCAGAGACGTTTTTACCCTGTGGGGGATTCTACAGTTGCTACGGAGATACCCAGGGAAAGTGCCTGATCTGGAGCTGATGTTTGATTGCGTTGATTGGCCCGTGGTTCTATCAAGGGATTATAGTGGGCCCAATGCCACGGCTCCACCACCATTGTTTCGGTACTGTGGGGATGATAAGACGCTCGATATTGTCTTCCCTGATTGGTCATTTTGGGGCTG GCCTGAGATCAGCATAAAGCCTTGGGAGGAATTACTGAAGGACTTGGAAGAAGGAAATAGGAGGAGAAAATGGGTGGATAGAGAACCTTACGCTTATTGGAAAGGAAATCCAGCCGTTGCTGCAACCAGGAAAGACCTTCTCAAATGTAATGTCTCAGACCAACAGGACTGGAATGCTCGTGTCTATGCGCAG GATTGGTTACGAGAATCTAAGGAAGGGTACAAACGATCAGATTTGGCAAACCAATGCATTCATAG GTATAAGATCTACATTGAAGGGTCAGCTTGGTCTGTCAGTGAAAAGTACATCCTAGCCTGTGATTCTGTAACGCTTGTAGTAAAGCCCCACTACTATGATTTCTTCACTCGAAGTTTGATGCCAGTTCAGCACTATTGGCCCATAAAAGAGGATGATAAATGCAGATCCATTAAGTTTGCTGTTGACTGGGGCAATTCACACAAGCAAAag gcACAAGCCATGGGAAAAGCTGCGAGCCAGTTCATCCAAGAGGAACTTAAGATGGAGAATGTGTATGATTATATGTTTCATGTTTTAAATGAATATGCTAAGCTCTTGCAGTTCAAGCCTACTGTCCCTCGAAAAGCTATAGGGCTCTGTTCCGAGGCAATGGCTTGCTTTGCGCAAGGACTAACCAAAAAGTTTATGATGGAATCTATGGTAAAGGGTCCTGCAGAAAGTGGTCCTTGCACCATTCCTCCTCCTTATGCTCCTTCATCTCTTAATGCCTTCCTCCGAAAACAAACGAATTCTATTAAACAAGTCGAAATGTGGGAGAAGAATTACTGGGACAACTTAAATAAACAATCTTaa